A stretch of Eleutherodactylus coqui strain aEleCoq1 chromosome 9, aEleCoq1.hap1, whole genome shotgun sequence DNA encodes these proteins:
- the DCAF13 gene encoding DDB1- and CUL4-associated factor 13: MKVKVLCRNPDDYARETKNDISKVPRNYDPSLHPFEMPREYTRALNATKLERVFAKPFVAALEGHRDGINCMAKHPKSLSTVLSGACDGEVKIWNLTTRKCTRTVQAHEGFVRGMCVRHCGTSFFTVGDDRTVKQWKMESPGYGEKEEPIHTVLGKTVYTGVDHHWTDAIFATCGQQVDIWDEQRTSPMQSYTWGVDSISTVKFNPVETNVLGSCAADRSIVLYDLRKPTPLKKLILEMRTNALCWNPMEAFIFTAANENYKLYTYDMRRMEVPIRMHTDHVSAVLDVDYSPTGKEFVTASFDKSIRIFPVTSGSSREVYHTQRMQHVTCVRWSSDNKYILCGSDEMNIRIWKANASEKLGLLSSREKDAQNYNQKLKEKFQHHPQIKRIARNRHLPKSIYSQIKEQRIMREARRKKDLNRRKHSKPNAVPNVRAKEKHVVAVLE, from the exons ATGAAGGTGAAGGTGCTGTGTAGGAACCCCGATGACTATGCGAGGGAGACCAAGAATGATATATCAAAAG TGCCACGTAACTACGACCCCTCGCTGCACCCATTTGAGATGCCACGTGAATACACCAGAGCCTTGAATGCCACCAAGCTGGAGCGCGTGTTCGCCAAGCCTTTTGTCGCGGCACTGGAAGGTCACAGAGATGGGATCAACTGTATGGCCAAACATCCGAAGAGCTTGTCCACGGTGCTGTCGGGGGCTTGTGATGGAGAG GTGAAGATTTGGAATCTGACAACACGAAAATGCACGCGAACAGTACAGGCGCACGAAGGCTTTGTCCGGGGAATGTGTGTCCGGCATTGTGGGACTTCCTTTTTCACG gtTGGTGATGATAGGACCGTGAAGCAGTGGAAGATGGAAAGTCCGGGATATGGCGAGAAAGAGGAGCCCATCCATACGGTTCTGGGAAAG ACAGTGTATACCGGTGTGGATCACCACTGGACGGATGCTATTTTTGCTACATGTGGGCAACAAGTGGATATCTGGGATGAACAAAGGACCAGTCCGATGCAGTCCTACACCTGGGGAGTTGACAGCATCTCTACTGTCAAATTTAATCCTGTCGAG ACAAATGTACTAGGGAGCTGCGCTGCTGACAGGAGTATTGTTCTGTACGACCTGCGAAAGCCCACACCACTGAAAAAG CTGATTCTAGAAATGAGGACAAATGCTTTGTGCTGGAACCCcatggaagcctttatatttaCAGCAGCCAATGAGAACTACAA GCTGTACACCTACGACATGCGGCGTATGGAAGTCCCCATAAGGATGCACACGGACCATGTGTCGGCCGTCCTGGATGTAGACTACTCTCCAACCGGGAAGGAATTTGTGACTGCCAGCTTTGATAAATCTATCCGCATCTTTCCTGTTACAAGTGGGAGCAGCAG GGAAGTGTATCACACACAGAGGATGCAGCACGTCACTTGTGTCCGCTGGTCTTCTGACAATAAGTACATTCTGTGCGGCTCGGACGAAATGAACATCCGGATTTGGAAAGCAAACGCTTCCGAGAAACTTGGCCTG TTATCGTCAAGAGAGAAGGACGCACAAAACTACAACCAGAAGCTAAAAGAAAAATTTCAGCATCATCCACAGATCAAGAGAATTGCCAGAAATAGACACCTCCCCAAATCCATATACAGCCAGATAAAGGAGCAGCGCATCATGAGGGAAGCTCGTCGCAAGAA ggaTTTGAATCGGCGCAAGCACAGTAAACCGAACGCAGTGCCCAATGTACGGGCGAAGGAGAAGCATGTTGTGGCAGTGTTGGAATAG